Proteins found in one Synechococcus sp. LA31 genomic segment:
- the egtD gene encoding L-histidine N(alpha)-methyltransferase, which translates to MRGGAATGVARAVELLDLHPAPADMRQLVIEGLSRTPKQLPAWFLYDAEGSRLFDLICQQPEYTLTATETSLLEREATAIAAALGSGTLVEFGAGSARKVAPLLQALSQPAYVALDISADHLEPACARLQQQFPKVPILGVCCDYSQLEQLPEHPLLSGKAHLGFFPGSSLGNFNPEAARALLRQFHKLLGPGSTLLIGIDQPKTRERLEAAYNDAAGVSAAFALNLLTRLNRDLAGSFEETAFRYQAVWKPEHSHIEMALVSQKQQQVKLAGQVWTFAEGETLITETSAKYSPEAFLELAASAGWRGKRRWSDPAGDLSLHLLVQAD; encoded by the coding sequence ATGAGGGGTGGCGCCGCAACCGGGGTGGCACGGGCGGTGGAGCTGCTCGATCTGCATCCCGCCCCGGCGGACATGCGCCAGCTGGTGATCGAGGGCCTCAGCCGCACCCCCAAGCAATTGCCGGCTTGGTTTCTCTACGACGCCGAAGGTTCCCGCCTGTTTGACCTGATCTGCCAGCAGCCGGAATACACACTCACCGCCACCGAAACCAGCCTGCTTGAGCGGGAGGCCACCGCCATCGCCGCGGCCCTCGGCAGCGGCACGCTGGTGGAATTCGGCGCCGGCAGTGCCCGCAAGGTGGCACCGCTGCTGCAAGCCCTTAGCCAGCCGGCCTACGTGGCGCTGGATATCAGCGCTGACCATCTCGAGCCGGCCTGCGCGCGGCTGCAGCAGCAGTTTCCGAAGGTGCCGATCCTGGGTGTGTGCTGCGACTACAGCCAGCTGGAGCAGCTGCCGGAGCATCCCCTGCTGAGCGGCAAGGCCCATCTGGGCTTCTTCCCTGGCAGCTCCCTGGGCAACTTCAACCCGGAGGCCGCCAGGGCGCTGCTGCGCCAATTCCACAAACTCCTCGGGCCCGGCAGCACACTGCTCATCGGCATCGACCAGCCCAAGACCCGCGAGCGCCTGGAGGCGGCTTACAACGATGCCGCTGGGGTGTCGGCAGCCTTTGCGCTCAACCTGCTCACGCGGCTCAACCGCGATCTAGCCGGCAGCTTTGAGGAAACCGCGTTCCGCTACCAAGCCGTGTGGAAGCCGGAGCACAGCCATATCGAGATGGCGCTGGTGAGCCAGAAGCAGCAGCAGGTGAAGCTGGCCGGCCAGGTGTGGACCTTTGCCGAGGGGGAAACGCTGATCACCGAAACCAGCGCGAAATACAGCCCTGAGGCCTTCCTGGAACTGGCGGCATCCGCCGGTTGGCGGGGTAAACGGCGCTGGAGCGATCCGGCCGGTGATCTATCGCTGCATCTGCTGGTGCAGGCAGACTGA
- a CDS encoding sugar ABC transporter substrate-binding protein, whose translation MADPINASPTPKPLRRRLLLRRLAATAAGVIAAVGIGACRHPGPQPGAARTIQFWTLDLAPKFNTNIQGVIAAWEQQNPGYRVVWTDIPWGSVERKLLAAVFARTAPDVVNLNPLFAANLASKGGLLPLDGVLPAGAPQGYLPLIWQAGRSAGPDGQPEQFAIPWYLTARITLANTGLLQQAGYSAPPRTWAEVPAYAEAVRRRTGRYALFVTVVPDDSAELLESLVQMGVTLLGPQQRAAFNSPAGRRAFAFWTDLYRRGLLPREVVSQGYRRAIELYQSGELAQVGSGAEFLRSIQTNAPQIAAATRPYPPITGAGGDANVAVMTLAIPRQSQVAEQAANFALFLTNAANQQRFAEQARVLPSSSGALQQLRRNLEAEQPATQPEALVQQARLLSADTLAQARVLVPASPGVKRLQAIIYTQLQRAMLGQISSDAALAEAERQWNAYAVGRFAGQASR comes from the coding sequence ATGGCTGATCCGATCAATGCCTCACCAACCCCAAAACCCCTGCGTCGCCGTTTGTTGCTGCGCCGCCTGGCTGCCACCGCCGCTGGCGTCATCGCAGCCGTGGGCATCGGCGCTTGCCGTCACCCTGGCCCGCAGCCGGGTGCTGCCCGCACGATTCAGTTCTGGACCCTGGATCTGGCGCCCAAGTTCAACACCAACATCCAGGGTGTGATCGCCGCCTGGGAGCAGCAAAACCCCGGCTATCGGGTGGTGTGGACCGATATCCCTTGGGGCTCGGTGGAGCGCAAGCTGCTGGCGGCGGTGTTCGCCCGCACCGCGCCCGATGTGGTGAACCTCAATCCGCTGTTCGCGGCCAACCTGGCCAGCAAAGGCGGCCTCTTGCCGTTGGACGGGGTATTGCCTGCCGGGGCGCCCCAGGGCTATCTGCCGCTGATCTGGCAGGCGGGTCGCAGTGCCGGGCCTGATGGACAGCCCGAGCAGTTCGCCATTCCCTGGTATCTCACCGCCCGCATCACCCTGGCCAACACGGGCCTGCTGCAGCAGGCCGGCTACAGCGCTCCGCCGCGCACCTGGGCCGAGGTGCCCGCCTACGCCGAGGCGGTGCGGCGCCGCACCGGCCGCTATGCCCTGTTCGTCACGGTGGTGCCCGACGACTCGGCCGAGCTGCTCGAAAGCCTGGTGCAGATGGGGGTGACCCTGCTTGGCCCCCAGCAGCGCGCCGCTTTCAACAGCCCTGCCGGCCGCCGTGCCTTTGCGTTTTGGACCGACCTGTACCGCCGCGGCCTGCTGCCCCGGGAGGTGGTGAGCCAGGGTTACCGCCGCGCTATCGAGCTGTATCAAAGCGGTGAGCTGGCCCAGGTGGGCAGCGGTGCCGAATTCCTGCGCAGCATCCAAACCAACGCCCCCCAGATCGCGGCGGCTACCCGCCCCTATCCGCCGATCACCGGTGCCGGTGGCGACGCCAACGTGGCGGTGATGACCTTGGCGATCCCCCGCCAGAGCCAGGTGGCTGAGCAGGCGGCCAACTTCGCCCTGTTTCTCACCAACGCCGCCAATCAGCAACGCTTCGCCGAGCAGGCGCGGGTGCTGCCCTCCTCCAGCGGTGCCCTGCAGCAGCTGCGCCGCAATCTGGAGGCGGAGCAGCCAGCCACTCAGCCTGAAGCGCTGGTGCAGCAGGCGCGCTTGCTTTCGGCCGACACCCTGGCTCAGGCCCGCGTGCTGGTGCCCGCCAGCCCTGGCGTGAAGCGCCTGCAGGCCATCATCTACACCCAGCTGCAGCGGGCCATGCTCGGCCAGATCAGTAGCGATGCAGCCCTGGCGGAGGCGGAGCGGCAGTGGAATGCCTATGCCGTGGGGCGCTTTGCTGGGCAGGCCAGCCGTTAA
- the egtB gene encoding ergothioneine biosynthesis protein EgtB has translation MAPCAAPALLTRLRQIRQASEALIEGLEPEDLCLQGMADASPAKWHLGHTSWFFEEFLLGQRPGYEPAESRWRYLFNSYYEAVGERHPRPQRGLLTRPPIAEVLAWRQRVTAALEQELEHLDPTLVELGLQHEQQHQELLLMDLLDGFSRNPLEPAAYPAGAGAVQPEATYERSAAAAPASPSWMEVAGGLVEIGHPGGTGGPDGLQGSFHFDNEAPRHRIWLEPYAIANQLVSNAEFADFIADGGYSRPELWMSEGWAVVQQRGWQAPRYWRGAWEFTLAGRRPRQPQAPVRHLSWFEADAYARWAGARLPSEAEWELAAAGGALPQANGCLWQWTGSPYRPYPGFAPAAGAVGEYNGKFMTSQFVLRGSCFLTPTGHERLTYRNFYPPASRWMASGVRLVREVQR, from the coding sequence ATGGCGCCCTGCGCAGCCCCAGCCCTGCTCACCCGGCTGCGCCAGATCCGCCAGGCCAGTGAAGCGCTGATTGAGGGTCTCGAGCCGGAAGACCTCTGCCTGCAGGGCATGGCCGATGCCAGCCCCGCCAAATGGCACCTGGGGCACACCAGCTGGTTTTTCGAGGAGTTTCTGCTGGGCCAGCGGCCCGGCTACGAGCCGGCCGAGAGCCGCTGGCGTTATTTGTTCAACAGCTATTACGAAGCCGTGGGGGAGCGGCACCCACGGCCGCAACGGGGTCTGCTGACGCGCCCCCCGATCGCCGAAGTGCTCGCCTGGCGTCAGCGGGTCACCGCTGCCCTTGAGCAAGAGCTGGAGCACCTCGATCCCACCCTGGTGGAGCTGGGCCTCCAGCACGAGCAACAGCACCAGGAGCTGTTGCTGATGGACCTACTCGATGGCTTCAGCCGCAATCCGCTCGAGCCGGCGGCCTACCCGGCCGGTGCTGGAGCCGTGCAGCCGGAGGCGACCTACGAGCGCAGCGCCGCAGCGGCCCCGGCCAGCCCGAGCTGGATGGAGGTTGCGGGAGGGCTGGTGGAGATCGGCCATCCGGGTGGCACAGGCGGCCCCGACGGGTTGCAGGGCTCCTTTCATTTCGATAACGAGGCGCCACGCCATCGGATCTGGCTTGAGCCCTACGCCATCGCCAACCAACTGGTGAGCAACGCAGAGTTTGCCGATTTCATCGCCGATGGCGGCTACAGCCGCCCGGAGCTGTGGATGAGCGAAGGCTGGGCCGTGGTGCAGCAGCGGGGCTGGCAGGCTCCGCGTTACTGGCGGGGCGCGTGGGAGTTCACGCTGGCGGGGCGGCGGCCGCGCCAACCGCAAGCGCCGGTGCGCCATCTGAGCTGGTTTGAAGCCGATGCCTATGCCCGCTGGGCCGGGGCGCGGCTACCCAGCGAAGCGGAATGGGAGCTGGCGGCCGCCGGCGGTGCGCTGCCCCAGGCCAACGGCTGCCTGTGGCAGTGGACCGGCAGCCCATACCGCCCCTACCCGGGCTTTGCACCGGCGGCGGGAGCGGTGGGGGAATACAACGGCAAGTTCATGACCTCGCAATTCGTGCTCCGCGGCAGCTGCTTCCTCACGCCAACCGGCCACGAGCGGCTCACCTATCGCAACTTCTATCCACCGGCGAGCCGCTGGATGGCCAGTGGCGTGAGGCTGGTGCGCGAGGTGCAGCGATGA
- a CDS encoding hercynine metabolism protein produces MSSAADWLEQLEARLEQQLDAFLQANPAQEALLQEQERRERRQRQRQLLQQAEALRSTLLRLAADIRQWRDRAQRARAAGALDLAGRADQQVNQLMERGRQQWQALEQLGQQVQSNTNARPSSTANEPLDQAWARFELDQELEQLRRQQNQRH; encoded by the coding sequence ATGAGCTCAGCGGCCGACTGGCTGGAGCAACTGGAGGCCCGGCTGGAGCAACAGCTGGATGCTTTCCTGCAAGCGAATCCTGCCCAAGAAGCGCTCTTGCAGGAACAAGAACGCCGGGAGCGCCGCCAACGCCAGCGCCAGCTCCTGCAGCAAGCCGAAGCACTTCGGAGCACCCTGCTGCGGCTTGCTGCAGACATTCGCCAGTGGCGCGACCGCGCCCAGCGAGCGCGCGCCGCCGGCGCCCTCGATCTGGCCGGGCGGGCCGATCAGCAGGTGAATCAACTGATGGAGCGCGGCCGCCAGCAGTGGCAGGCCCTAGAGCAACTGGGCCAACAGGTGCAGAGCAACACAAACGCCCGGCCGAGCAGCACAGCCAACGAGCCCCTTGATCAGGCCTGGGCCCGCTTTGAACTCGACCAGGAACTGGAACAGCTGCGCCGCCAACAAAACCAGCGCCACTGA
- a CDS encoding cysteine synthase A, with protein sequence MAARAPGITSGFVGAVGNTPLIRLHALSEATGCEILGKAEFMNPGGSVKDRAALGILQEAEEQGLLKPGGTVVEGTAGNTGIGLTHLCNARGYRALIVIPETQSAEKIGLLRSLGADVRTVPAVPYRDPNNYVRLSGRIAEETPGAVWANQFDNLANRRAHFNSTGPEIWQQTGGRVDAWVAATGTGGTYAGVALYLKEQNPGVRCVLADPNGSALYSWATSGQLASEGNSITEGIGNSRVTANLEGAPIDDAVRIHDQDALATIYNLLWQEGLFLGGSVGINVAAAVETARRLGPGHTIVTVLCDSGDRYRSRLYDAAWLSSKGLQQPVRSA encoded by the coding sequence ATGGCGGCCAGAGCTCCGGGAATCACCTCCGGCTTTGTGGGGGCCGTTGGCAACACGCCGCTGATCCGGCTCCATGCCCTCAGTGAGGCCACCGGCTGCGAGATTCTCGGCAAGGCCGAATTCATGAATCCCGGTGGCTCGGTGAAAGACCGCGCTGCCCTTGGAATCCTTCAGGAAGCGGAAGAGCAAGGCCTGCTCAAGCCCGGCGGCACGGTGGTGGAGGGCACCGCTGGCAACACCGGCATCGGTCTTACCCACCTGTGCAATGCCCGCGGTTACCGGGCCTTGATCGTGATCCCCGAAACCCAGTCGGCCGAGAAGATCGGCCTGTTGCGCAGCCTCGGGGCTGACGTGCGCACCGTGCCGGCGGTTCCCTACCGCGACCCCAACAACTACGTGCGCCTCTCTGGCCGCATCGCTGAGGAAACCCCTGGCGCCGTGTGGGCCAATCAGTTCGACAACCTGGCCAACCGCCGCGCCCACTTCAACAGCACCGGCCCCGAGATCTGGCAACAAACCGGCGGCCGGGTGGATGCCTGGGTGGCGGCCACCGGCACCGGCGGCACCTATGCCGGCGTGGCGCTCTACCTCAAAGAGCAGAACCCTGGAGTGCGCTGCGTGCTGGCCGATCCCAACGGCAGCGCCCTCTACAGCTGGGCCACCAGTGGCCAGCTGGCCAGTGAGGGCAACTCGATCACCGAGGGCATCGGCAATAGCCGCGTGACCGCCAATCTCGAGGGTGCCCCCATCGACGATGCGGTGCGCATCCACGACCAAGACGCTCTCGCCACGATCTACAACCTGCTTTGGCAGGAGGGGCTGTTTCTGGGTGGCTCGGTGGGCATCAATGTGGCCGCCGCTGTGGAAACCGCCCGTCGCCTGGGTCCTGGGCACACGATCGTGACGGTGCTGTGCGACAGCGGCGATCGCTACCGGTCACGGCTCTATGACGCTGCGTGGCTGAGCAGCAAGGGATTGCAGCAACCTGTGCGCTCAGCCTGA
- a CDS encoding single-stranded DNA-binding protein: protein MGVNSITLVGRAGRDPEVRYFESGSMVANLTMAVNRRSNNDEPDWFNLEIWGKQAQVAADYVRKGSLLGIIGSFKLDRWTDRTSGEERSKPVIRVDRLELLGSKRDAEAGGGYGGGGGFGGEPTEEEVPF from the coding sequence ATGGGCGTCAACTCGATCACCCTCGTCGGCCGGGCCGGTCGCGACCCCGAAGTTCGCTACTTCGAATCGGGAAGCATGGTGGCCAACCTCACCATGGCCGTGAACCGCCGCTCCAATAACGACGAACCCGACTGGTTCAACCTCGAGATCTGGGGCAAACAAGCCCAGGTGGCTGCCGACTATGTACGCAAGGGCTCTCTGCTCGGCATCATCGGCAGCTTCAAACTCGACCGCTGGACCGACCGCACCAGCGGCGAAGAGCGCAGCAAGCCGGTGATCCGCGTCGACCGCCTCGAGCTCCTCGGCTCCAAGCGCGACGCAGAGGCAGGTGGCGGTTACGGCGGCGGCGGTGGTTTCGGCGGTGAACCCACGGAAGAGGAAGTGCCCTTCTGA
- the lysS gene encoding lysine--tRNA ligase: MSELRETRLEKGKALAELGQGPYALRFEPSHRTADLQEAHADLANGQERDVAVAVAGRVMTRRVMGKLAFFTLADETGPIQLFIEKATLAASMPEDPEAFAHITSLVDAGDLIGVQGTLRRTDRGELSVKVQGWQMLSKSLQPLPDKWHGLADVEKRYRQRYLDLIVSPDTRETFRRRALAVSAIRRWLDERGFLEIETPVLQSVPGGADARPFETHHNALDLPLTLRIATELHLKRLVVGGFERVYELGRIFRNEGISTRHNPEFTSIEVYQAYADYNDMMDLTEQLIAHVCQQVCGSTVISYQGTEIDLTPPWRRVTMHELVQEATGLDFSGFSSRAEAAAAMEAKGLATPALADSVGRLLVEAFEQTVETDLIQPTFVIDYPVENSPLARAHRSKPGLVERFELFIVGRETANAFSELIDPVDQRQRLEAQMARKAAGDDEAQQVDEDFIQALEVGMPPTGGLGIGIDRLVMLLTDSASIRDVIAFPLLRPEARSGPATPAMG; encoded by the coding sequence TTGTCTGAGCTGCGCGAGACCCGCCTCGAGAAAGGCAAGGCCCTAGCTGAGCTGGGCCAGGGGCCCTATGCGCTGCGGTTTGAGCCCAGCCACCGCACCGCAGACCTGCAGGAAGCCCACGCCGATCTGGCCAACGGCCAGGAGCGCGACGTTGCTGTCGCCGTGGCCGGCCGGGTGATGACCCGCCGCGTGATGGGCAAGCTTGCCTTCTTCACCCTCGCCGATGAAACTGGCCCGATCCAGCTCTTTATCGAAAAGGCCACGCTCGCGGCCTCGATGCCGGAAGACCCCGAGGCCTTCGCTCACATCACCTCCTTGGTGGATGCAGGCGATCTGATCGGCGTGCAGGGCACGCTGCGCCGCACCGATCGCGGTGAGCTCTCCGTGAAGGTGCAGGGTTGGCAGATGCTCAGCAAGAGCCTGCAGCCGCTGCCCGATAAGTGGCATGGCCTGGCCGATGTGGAGAAGCGTTACCGGCAGCGCTACCTCGATCTGATCGTGTCGCCCGACACCCGCGAAACCTTCCGGCGCCGGGCGCTGGCGGTGAGTGCAATCCGCCGCTGGCTGGATGAGCGGGGCTTCCTGGAGATCGAAACGCCGGTGCTGCAGAGCGTGCCTGGTGGTGCCGATGCCCGGCCGTTTGAAACCCACCACAACGCACTCGATCTGCCGCTCACCCTGCGCATCGCCACCGAGCTGCACCTCAAGCGGCTGGTGGTGGGTGGGTTCGAGCGGGTGTATGAGCTGGGCCGGATCTTCCGCAACGAGGGCATCAGCACCCGCCACAACCCGGAGTTCACCTCGATTGAGGTGTACCAGGCCTATGCCGACTACAACGACATGATGGATCTCACGGAGCAGCTGATTGCTCACGTGTGCCAGCAGGTGTGCGGCAGCACGGTGATCAGCTATCAGGGCACCGAGATCGATCTCACGCCCCCCTGGCGGCGGGTGACCATGCACGAACTGGTGCAAGAGGCCACCGGGCTCGATTTCAGCGGCTTCAGCTCCCGCGCCGAGGCGGCTGCGGCGATGGAAGCCAAGGGATTGGCGACGCCAGCCTTGGCCGATTCCGTGGGCCGTTTGTTGGTGGAGGCCTTCGAGCAAACGGTGGAAACCGATCTGATCCAGCCCACCTTTGTGATCGATTACCCGGTGGAGAATTCGCCCCTGGCCCGGGCCCACCGCAGCAAGCCCGGCCTGGTGGAGCGTTTTGAGCTGTTCATCGTGGGCCGCGAAACCGCCAATGCCTTCAGCGAGCTGATCGATCCGGTGGATCAGCGCCAGCGCCTGGAGGCTCAGATGGCCCGCAAGGCCGCCGGCGACGACGAAGCCCAGCAGGTGGATGAGGATTTCATCCAGGCCCTTGAGGTGGGTATGCCCCCCACCGGTGGCCTGGGAATCGGCATCGACCGGCTGGTGATGCTGCTCACCGACAGCGCCTCGATCCGCGATGTGATCGCCTTTCCGCTGCTGCGGCCGGAAGCCCGCAGCGGCCCCGCGACACCCGCAATGGGATAA
- a CDS encoding hercynine metabolism small protein has translation MSREEQRRAVRELRETLIAQLEELYGAAFENLASQNLGEGGIARLTQLLLRSREAAITPLQEEIEAPLITKAPEQPEAR, from the coding sequence ATGTCGAGGGAAGAGCAGCGCCGGGCCGTGCGCGAGCTGCGCGAGACCCTGATCGCCCAGCTGGAGGAGCTCTATGGCGCCGCCTTCGAGAACCTGGCCAGCCAGAACCTGGGCGAAGGCGGCATCGCCCGGCTCACCCAGCTGCTGCTGCGCTCCCGCGAAGCCGCGATCACCCCACTGCAGGAGGAGATCGAAGCGCCGCTGATCACCAAGGCCCCCGAGCAACCCGAGGCCCGATGA
- the rpaB gene encoding response regulator transcription factor RpaB — protein MALGDQHQHGDASGAASGNGEHRATLLVVDDEPAVRRVLVMRLQLAGYRVVCAEDGEEALTLFHQEQPDLVVLDVMLPKLDGFAVCRRLRAESCVPIIFLSALDAIAERVAGLDLGADDYLPKPFSPKELEARIATILRRVGRGSASAEPRDVVPGQGVLRLGDLVVDTNRRQVTRDGERIGLTYTEFSLLELLFREPGRVVPRAEILEQLWGYPPRRAADLRVVDVYVARLRGKLEPDPRNPELILTVRGTGYASQRVGEAGMAAAG, from the coding sequence ATGGCCCTCGGCGACCAGCACCAGCACGGTGATGCGTCCGGGGCCGCGTCAGGCAACGGTGAGCACAGGGCCACCTTGTTGGTGGTAGACGACGAGCCGGCGGTGCGCCGCGTGCTGGTGATGCGTCTGCAGCTAGCCGGCTATCGAGTGGTGTGCGCCGAAGACGGCGAAGAAGCTCTTACCCTTTTTCATCAGGAGCAGCCCGATCTCGTCGTGCTCGACGTGATGCTGCCCAAGCTCGATGGTTTTGCGGTGTGCCGCCGGCTGCGGGCTGAATCCTGCGTGCCGATCATTTTCCTGTCGGCCCTCGACGCCATCGCTGAGCGCGTAGCCGGCCTCGATCTCGGCGCCGACGACTACCTGCCCAAACCCTTCAGCCCTAAAGAGCTCGAAGCCCGCATCGCCACGATCCTGCGCCGTGTGGGCCGCGGCTCCGCCAGCGCCGAGCCCCGTGATGTTGTTCCTGGTCAGGGCGTGCTGCGCCTGGGCGATCTGGTGGTCGACACCAACCGCCGCCAGGTCACCCGCGACGGTGAGCGCATCGGCCTCACCTACACCGAATTCAGCCTGCTTGAGCTGCTGTTCCGCGAGCCAGGCCGGGTGGTTCCCCGCGCAGAGATCCTTGAGCAGCTCTGGGGCTATCCGCCGCGGCGCGCTGCCGATCTGCGGGTTGTGGATGTGTACGTGGCCCGTCTGCGGGGCAAGCTTGAGCCCGATCCCCGTAACCCTGAGTTGATCCTCACGGTGCGCGGCACCGGCTACGCCTCCCAGCGTGTGGGCGAGGCCGGCATGGCTGCGGCCGGCTGA
- a CDS encoding rod shape-determining protein, translating to MFFKRFQLSRDIGIDLGTANTLMYMSGKGIVLQEPSVVAIDLERGVPLAVGDEAKLMLGRTPGNIRAVRPLRDGVIADFDAAEQMIKTFIQKGNEGRGIVAPRLVIGIPSGVTGVERRAVREAGLAGARTVHLIDEPVAAAIGAGLPVTEPVGTMIVDIGGGTTEVAVLSLGGTVLSESVRVAGDELSDAISVYLKKVHNLVVGERTAEEIKIRIGSAFPDEVHDETSMDVRGLHLLSGLPRTINVRAGDVREAMAEPLNVIVEAVKRTLERTPPELAADIVDRGIMLAGGGALVRGISDLISHETGILVHVAEDPLLCVVNGCGMVLEDYKRLERVLDTPDFSRVTA from the coding sequence GTGTTCTTCAAACGTTTCCAGCTCTCCCGCGACATCGGCATCGATCTGGGAACCGCCAACACCCTGATGTACATGTCGGGTAAAGGCATCGTGCTGCAGGAGCCCTCAGTGGTGGCCATCGATCTGGAGCGTGGCGTGCCCCTGGCTGTGGGTGATGAAGCCAAGCTGATGCTCGGCCGCACCCCCGGCAACATCCGCGCCGTTCGTCCTCTGCGCGATGGCGTGATCGCCGACTTCGACGCCGCCGAGCAGATGATCAAAACCTTCATCCAGAAGGGCAACGAAGGCCGCGGCATCGTGGCGCCACGGTTGGTGATCGGCATTCCCAGCGGTGTGACCGGCGTGGAGCGCCGCGCCGTGCGTGAGGCTGGTCTCGCTGGTGCCCGCACCGTGCACCTGATCGATGAGCCCGTGGCGGCCGCCATCGGCGCTGGCCTTCCCGTCACCGAGCCGGTGGGCACGATGATCGTGGATATCGGCGGCGGCACCACTGAGGTGGCCGTGCTGTCGTTGGGCGGCACCGTGCTGAGCGAGTCCGTGCGCGTCGCCGGCGATGAACTCAGCGATGCCATCAGCGTGTATCTGAAAAAGGTGCACAACCTGGTGGTGGGTGAGCGCACGGCTGAGGAGATCAAGATCCGCATCGGCTCCGCCTTCCCCGATGAGGTGCACGATGAAACCTCGATGGATGTGCGCGGCCTGCACCTGCTCTCCGGGCTGCCGCGCACCATCAACGTGCGCGCCGGCGACGTGCGTGAGGCGATGGCCGAACCGCTCAACGTGATCGTGGAGGCGGTGAAGCGCACCCTCGAGCGCACTCCGCCCGAGCTGGCCGCCGACATCGTGGATCGCGGCATCATGCTCGCCGGTGGTGGCGCCTTGGTGCGCGGGATCAGTGATCTGATCAGCCACGAGACCGGGATCCTGGTGCATGTGGCTGAAGATCCGCTGCTCTGCGTGGTCAACGGTTGCGGCATGGTGCTGGAGGACTACAAACGGCTCGAGCGCGTGCTTGATACGCCCGACTTCAGCCGCGTCACCGCCTGA
- a CDS encoding rod shape-determining protein MreD produces MGVLHRQRWCGATGLVVPLLTLASPALLKLTGVPPSWAVLWLLPWALVDGPASGAIAGLALGLVLDGLHLGQASEAPVLMLLGWWWGRIGRRGVPIERSYNLGLLALIGSLLLGASVLLQLFWSGQLPLAAAGLHTLVAQSLITGLLAPVLCSLLLLRWRRIADLRS; encoded by the coding sequence ATGGGCGTATTGCACCGCCAGCGCTGGTGCGGGGCTACAGGCCTGGTGGTGCCGCTGCTCACCCTGGCCTCCCCGGCATTGTTGAAGCTCACCGGTGTGCCCCCCAGTTGGGCCGTGCTCTGGCTGCTGCCATGGGCCTTGGTGGATGGCCCCGCCTCCGGTGCGATAGCCGGCCTGGCCTTGGGTTTGGTGCTCGATGGCTTGCACCTGGGTCAGGCCAGTGAGGCGCCGGTGTTGATGTTGCTCGGCTGGTGGTGGGGGCGCATCGGCCGCCGCGGTGTGCCGATCGAGCGCAGCTACAACCTGGGCTTGCTGGCGCTGATCGGTTCGCTGTTGCTGGGTGCGAGTGTGCTGCTGCAGTTGTTCTGGAGCGGCCAGCTGCCGCTGGCGGCGGCGGGCTTGCACACCTTGGTGGCCCAGAGCCTGATCACCGGGCTGCTGGCACCGGTGCTCTGCTCGCTGCTGCTGCTGCGCTGGCGCCGGATTGCGGATCTGAGGAGTTGA
- the mreC gene encoding rod shape-determining protein MreC encodes MPGRILRVPGLRKVAEAWPWLLLLLALVGVRLSKGAGFVDAYALLTRPFWPGSAQSEWLRSAQQLQNQAGLQQLQRDNQRLRGMLELDRGGGALVSAPVISREPGGWWQQLELGKGSLDGIKAGDPVLAPGGLIGRVSSVTPSTARVQLLTDSGSRLGVWVARVQRHGLLVGQGTARPRLQFLEKDTGVRPGDVITTSPASTLVPPNLLVGVLQSVNEQLAPAPDAAVQLSAPVDAVDWVQVVTR; translated from the coding sequence ATGCCCGGCCGCATCCTGCGCGTCCCCGGTTTGCGCAAGGTGGCCGAGGCCTGGCCCTGGTTGCTGCTGTTGCTGGCCCTGGTGGGCGTGCGTCTGAGCAAGGGGGCCGGTTTTGTGGATGCCTATGCGCTGCTCACTCGCCCCTTCTGGCCGGGTTCAGCCCAATCGGAATGGTTGCGATCGGCTCAGCAGCTCCAGAATCAGGCTGGCCTGCAGCAGTTGCAGCGCGATAACCAGCGCCTGCGCGGCATGCTCGAGCTCGACCGCGGCGGCGGTGCCCTGGTGTCGGCGCCAGTGATCTCGCGGGAACCCGGTGGCTGGTGGCAGCAGCTGGAGCTGGGGAAGGGCAGCCTCGATGGCATCAAGGCCGGCGATCCGGTGCTCGCACCCGGCGGTCTGATCGGGCGCGTGAGCAGCGTGACCCCCAGCACCGCTCGCGTGCAGCTGCTCACCGATAGCGGCAGCCGCCTTGGGGTGTGGGTGGCTCGGGTGCAGCGCCATGGCCTGTTGGTGGGGCAGGGCACAGCACGGCCGCGGCTGCAATTTCTGGAGAAAGACACCGGTGTGCGCCCCGGCGATGTGATCACCACCTCCCCGGCCAGCACCCTGGTGCCGCCCAATCTGCTGGTGGGGGTGCTGCAGAGCGTGAATGAGCAGCTGGCACCAGCGCCGGATGCGGCGGTGCAACTCAGTGCGCCGGTGGATGCGGTGGATTGGGTGCAGGTGGTGACCCGTTAA